In Meleagris gallopavo isolate NT-WF06-2002-E0010 breed Aviagen turkey brand Nicholas breeding stock chromosome 15, Turkey_5.1, whole genome shotgun sequence, one DNA window encodes the following:
- the CSF1R gene encoding macrophage colony-stimulating factor 1 receptor, whose protein sequence is MGPGDVSPGLLLLLLTTPAVWHGSASPVISPNISALVVNVGDPVLLRCSGESEVKWYPEKFANHTSSILSIPRTTHRDTGTYRCAYVNSSDKGVASVHLYVQDPNNVWYVPYFRISVTKGGNAEFPCFITAPEYGSNVTLIRNDGSKLPPGTNYSFSPEKGITLYHVEHEQKGQYQCQTVVNGKIEKSSRIRLIVVEGQEKPVQVMVDPADHVRIVGEPFEVTCVVTAPSHKYDIKWVTPTNSVKSNGKPDISDGNYIINDTLSIPAVTMEDSGKYTCIANNSAGFKNASTMLRVVERGYVILTPVQAMNQEAAEGDSLKLQVHIEAYPKLLHWHWEHMNSLKNSGSNKLNSNIDFKNNWYNNTLFLDHLKGEERGLYTFYAFNSEVNSSVTFSVSVKASPRLCSVMVSASDSSKLLCTAVGYPAPHIEWYQCPTHSDRYEDYMLLLNDSSPHVVNTLPFQEVEVESTFPFQDLGANFTFCCVAVNSEGSTSDILHSVLRSVMAPPNQLFSPILTTCMCTSVLLLLLLLFLLYKYNQKPKYQVRWKIIEACEGNNYIFIDPTQLPYNEKWEFPRNNLQFGKTLGAGAFGKVVEATAFGLGKEDSVLKVAVKMLKSTAHTDEQEALMSELKIMSHLGHHENIVNLLGACTYGGPILVITEYCRYGDLLNFLRKKAEYIIIQDSALDTSLDSTADYKNIDLEKKYIRSDSGFASQGLETYVEMRPISSSSSASSDSAQSRGKSSEEDESREDLRPLNLSDLLQFSSQVAQGMAFLASKNCIHRDLAARNVLVSDGRVAKICDFGLARDIMNDSNYVVKGNARLPVKWMAPESIFDCIYTVQSDVWSYGILLWEIFSLGKSPYPGMAVNSKFYSMVKRGYQMARPDFAPLEMYSIMQACWSLEPTQRPTFDQICCFIQKELDLHKEQDYTNLPSTAEEDSGCDTSGCCEESCEQEESGQPLLKGNNYQFC, encoded by the exons gCTCAGCATCCCCTGTGATCAGCCCTAATATCTCTGCTCTGGTTGTCAATGTGGGTGATCCAGTCCTCCTGCGCTGCTCAGGAGAGTCAGAAGTTAAATGGTACCCTGAAAAGTTTGCCAACCATACCAGCAGCATACTCAGTATTCCTAGGACCACTCACAGAGACACAGGCACCTATAGGTGTGCTTATGTCAACAGCAGCGACAAGGGTGTTGCATCTGTGCATCTGTACGTGCAAG ATCCCAATAATGTGTGGTACGTCCCATACTTCCGGATCTCTGTGACCAAAGGTGGAAATGCTGAGTTCCCCTGCTTCATCACTGCTCCCGAGTATGGATCCAATGTGACTCTGATAAGGAATGATGGCTCTAAGCTCCCACCTGGAACCAACTACTCTTTCAGTCCTGAGAAGGGAATAACGCTTTATCATGTGGAACACGAGCAGAAGGGCCAATACCAATGCCAAACAGTggtaaatggaaaaatagagAAGTCATCAAGAATAAGACTGATTGTGGTTGAAG GACAAGAGAAGCCTGTACAGGTAATGGTGGACCCTGCAGACCATGTGCGAATTGTGGGTGAACCTTTTGAAGTCACTTGTGTAGTAACTGCTCCTTCCCATAAGTATGACATCAAATGGGTAACACCAACAAACAGC GTTAAGAGTAATGGAAAGCCTGACATAAGTGATGGGAACTACATCATCAATGACACCCTGTCAATTCCAGCAGTGACCATGGAAGACAGTGGGAAATACACTTGCATAGCTAACAATTCAGCAGGATTCAAGAATGCCTCCACAATGCTTCGGGTAGTAG AAAGAGGGTATGTGATCCTGACCCCAGTGCAAGCCATGAACCAAGAAGCTGCTGAAGGAGACAGTTTGAAACTCCAGGTCCATATTGAGGCATATCCAAAACTTCTCCACTGGCACTGGGAGCACATGAATTCATTGAAGAACTCTGGGAGCAACAAACTCAATAGCAATATAGACTTTAAAAACAACTG GTATAACAACACGCTCTTCCTGGATCATCtgaagggagaagagagaggTCTCTATACGTTTTATGCTTTCAACAGTGAGGTCAACTCATCAGTTACTTTCAGTGTATCTGTGAAAG CTTCTCCAAGGCTGTGCAGTGTCATGGTATCAGCTAGTGACTCCAGTAAGCTTCTCTGCACAGCCGTTGGCTACCCTGCCCCACACATTGAGTGGTACCAGTGCCCCACTCACTCTGACAG ATATGAGGACTATATGCTGCTTTTGAATGACTCCAGTCCCCATGTGGTGAATACACTACCCTTCCAAGAGGTGGAGGTGGAGAGCACTTTCCCATTCCAGGATCTAGGGGCCAATTTCACCTTCTGCTGTGTGGCTGTTAACAGCGAGGGGAGCACCTCTGACATTCTTCACTCAGTCCTCA GGAGTGTCATGGCTCCCCCAAACCAGCTCTTCAGTCCCATTCTCACCACCTGCATGTGCACATCGGtcttgctgctcctgctgctcctcttcctcctctacaAGTACAACCAG AAACCTAAGTACCAGGTGCGGTGGAAGATCATTGAGGCCTGTGAAGGGAATAACTACATCTTTATCGATCCCACTCAGCTGCCATACAATGAGAAATGGGAGTTTCCCCGGAATAACCTCCAGTTTG gAAAAACTCTTGGAGCTGGAGCTTTTGGAAAAGTAGTAGAAGCCACTGCTTTTGGACTGGGAAAAGAAGATTCAGTTCTCAAAGTGGCTGTGAAGATGCTGAAAT CAACGGCACACACAGATGAGCAGGAGGCTCTCATGTCTGAGCTGAAGATCATGAGTCATTTGGGACACCATGAGAACATTGTTAACCTGCTGGGAGCGTGTACCTATGGAG GTCCAATTCTTGTCATCACCGAGTACTGTCGCTATGGAGATCTGCTGAATTTCCTGCGGAAGAAGGCTGAATACATAATTATCCAGGACTCAGCTCTGGACACCTCTTTGGACAGCACTGCTGATTACAAAAACATTGACCTGGAGAAAAAATACATCCGCAG TGACAGTGGCTTTGCGAGCCAGGGTTTGGAAACTTATGTTGAAATGAGGCCCatatcatcatcatcttcagcGTCATCAGATTCTGCGCAATCCAGGG GGAAAAGCTCAGAGGAAGATGAAAGCAGAGAGGACCTCCGGCCCCTTAACCTCTCTGATCTGCTTCAATTCTCCAGCCAGGTGGCACAGGGCATGGCATTCCTCGCATCAAAGAAT TGCATCCACCGTGACTTAGCAGCCAGGAATGTGCTTGTATCAGATGGACGGGTAGCCAAGATTTGTGACTTTGGCCTGGCTCGTGACATCATGAATGACTCAAACTACGTTGTAAAAGGCAAT GCCCGCCTGCCCGTGAAGTGGATGGCCCCAGAGAGCATCTTTGACTGCATTTATACAGTGCAGAGTGATGTGTGGTCTTACGGCATTCTTCTCTGGGAGATTTTCTCCCTTG GTAAAAGTCCCTATCCTGGCATGGCGGTGAACAGCAAGTTCTACAGCATGGTGAAGCGGGGCTACCAGATGGCCAGGCCTGACTTTGCTCCTTTGGAAAT GTATAGCATCATGCAGGCATGCTGGAGCCTGGAGCCCACACAGAGACCTACATTTGACCAGATCTGCTGCTTTATTCAGAAAGAACTGGATTTGCATAAGGAACAG GACTACACAAACCTCCCATCCACTGCTGAGGAAGACAGTGGCTGTGATACCTCTGGCTGCTGTGAGGAGTCCTGTGAACAAGAGGAGAGTGGGCAGCCCCTTCTCAAAGGCAACAACTATCAGTTCTGTTAG
- the SLC6A7 gene encoding sodium-dependent proline transporter isoform X2, with product MKKIRQQQLRKPVTPELLVSPSSQDGDLGSQCPEDRGNWTGRLDFLLSCIGYCVGLGNVWRFPYRAYTNGGGAFLVPYFIMLAICGIPIFFMELSLGQFSSLGPLAVWKISPLFKGIGMGTILIVSLVAIYYNMIIAYVLFYLFASLTSDLPWQHCGNWWNTDLCLDHRIIKAGNTTLPVNISNTVSPSEEYWSRYVLHIQGSSGIGDPGRIRWNLCLCLLLSWTIVYLCILKGVKSSGKVVYFTATFPYLILVMLLIRGVTLEGAWKGIRFYLTPQFDHLLTSKVWIEAALQIFYSLGVGFGGLLTFASYNTFHQNIYRDTFIVTLGNAITSILAGFAIFSVLGYMSQELGVPVNQVAKAGPGLAFVVYPQAMTMLPLSPFWSFLFFFMLLTLGLDSQFAFMETIVTAVTDEFPYYLRPKKAVFSAAICVGLFLMGLILTTEGGMYWLVLLDDYSAGFGLMVVVITTCLVVTRVYGMKRFCRDIHMMLGFQPGPYFRACWMVLSPATMMALLVYNIVKYQPSEYGSYRFPAWAEALGILMGLCSCLMIPAGMLMAVLQEEGTLWERFQQASRPTMDWGPSLEENRTGTYVGSLAGSQSPKPLMVHMRKYGGITSYENTAIEVDKEIEEEEEESMM from the exons ATGAAGAAGATTCGGCAGCAGCAGCTCCGCAAG CCGGTGACACCAGAGCTCCTGGTGAGCCCCAGCAGCCAGGACGGAGACCTGGGCTCCCAGTGCCCTGAAGACAGAGGGAACTGGACGGGACGTCTGGatttcctcctctcctgcatCGGGTACTGCGTGGGCCTGGGAAACGTCTGGAGGTTCCCCTACAGGGCTTATACCAATGGAGGAG GAGCTTTCTTGGTTCCTTACTTCATCATGCTGGCCATCTGTGGGATCCCCATCTTCTTCATGGAGCTGTCACTCGGGCAGTTCTCCAGCCTGGGGCCGCTTGCTGTCTGGAAGATCAGCCCTCTGTTTAAAG GCATTGGCATGGGCACCATCCTCATCGTCTCCCTGGTGGCCATTTACTACAATATGATCATTGCTTACGTTCTCTTCTACCTCTTTGCATCCCTCACAAGCGACTTGCCCTGGCAGCACTGCGGCAACTGGTGGAACACTGACCTGTGCCTGGATCACCGCATCATCAAGGCGGGGAACACCACCCTCCCCGTCAACATCTCCAACACCGTCAGCCCCAGCGAGGAGTACTGGAG CCGCTACGTTCTGCACATCCAAGGGAGCTCCGGGATCGGGGACCCTGGCAGGATCCGCTGGAACCTGTGTCTGTGCCTGCTCCTTTCTTGGACCATTGTGTACCTGTGCATCTTAAAGGGAGTCAAATCCTCTGGCAAG GTCGTGTACTTCACTGCCACCTTCCCATACCTCATCCTGGTGATGCTGCTTATCCGTGGCGTGACACTGGAGGGGGCCTGGAAGGGAATCCGCTTTTACCTCACGCCCCAGTTTGACCACTTGCTGACTTCCAAG GTGTGGATCgaagcagccctgcagattTTCTACTCCCTTGGGGTAGGCTTTGGGGGCCTCCTCACCTTTGCCTCATACAACACCTTTCATCAGAACATCTACAG GGACACCTTCATAGTCACCCTGGGCAATGCCATCACCAGCATTCTGGCGGGGTTTGCCATCTTCTCTGTTTTGGGATACATGTCCCAGGAGCTCGGGGTCCCCGTCAACCAGGTGGCCAAAGCAG GTCCTGGCCTGGCTTTTGTGGTGTACCCCCAGGCCATGACAATGCTCCCCCTTTCTCCATTCTGgtctttcctcttcttcttcatgctGTTAACCTTGGGCCTGGATAGCCAG TTTGCCTTTATGGAGACTATTGTGACGGCAGTGACAGATGAATTTCCCTACTACCTGCGACcaaagaaagctgttttttcGGCTGCCATCTGCGTTGGTCTCTTCCTAATGGGACTGATCCTCACAACAGAG GGCGGGATGTACTGGCTGGTCCTGCTGGATGACTACAGCGCTGGCTTTGGTCTCATGGTGGTGGTGATCACTACCTGCCTGGTAGTGACACGTGTCTATG GCATGAAGAGGTTCTGCAGAGACATTCACATGATGCTGGGCTTCCAACCAGGGCCCTACTTCAGAGCCTGTTGGATGGTCCTGTCCCCAGCTACGATGATG gCACTGCTGGTGTACAACATTGTCAAGTACCAGCCCTCTGAGTATGGCAGCTACCGCTTCCCTGCCTGGGCTGAGGCCCTGGGCATCCTCATGGGGCTCTGCTCCTGCCTGATGATTCCTGCAGGCATGCTCATGGCTGTGCTGCAAGAGGAAGGGACGCTGTGGGAG CGCTTCCAGCAAGCCAGCCGTCCCACCATGGACTGGGGCCCATCGCTGGAGGAGAACCGGACTGGTACATATGTGGGCAGCCTGGCTGGCAGCCAGTCTCCCAAACCACTGATGGTCCACATGCGGAAATACGGGGGCATCACCAGCTATGAGAACACGGCCATTGAGGTGGACAAGGAGAtcgaggaggaagaggaagagtcCATGATGTGA
- the SLC6A7 gene encoding sodium-dependent proline transporter isoform X1 encodes MNPWPPSPIPAPSLIQPVTPELLVSPSSQDGDLGSQCPEDRGNWTGRLDFLLSCIGYCVGLGNVWRFPYRAYTNGGGAFLVPYFIMLAICGIPIFFMELSLGQFSSLGPLAVWKISPLFKGIGMGTILIVSLVAIYYNMIIAYVLFYLFASLTSDLPWQHCGNWWNTDLCLDHRIIKAGNTTLPVNISNTVSPSEEYWSRYVLHIQGSSGIGDPGRIRWNLCLCLLLSWTIVYLCILKGVKSSGKVVYFTATFPYLILVMLLIRGVTLEGAWKGIRFYLTPQFDHLLTSKVWIEAALQIFYSLGVGFGGLLTFASYNTFHQNIYRDTFIVTLGNAITSILAGFAIFSVLGYMSQELGVPVNQVAKAGPGLAFVVYPQAMTMLPLSPFWSFLFFFMLLTLGLDSQFAFMETIVTAVTDEFPYYLRPKKAVFSAAICVGLFLMGLILTTEGGMYWLVLLDDYSAGFGLMVVVITTCLVVTRVYGMKRFCRDIHMMLGFQPGPYFRACWMVLSPATMMALLVYNIVKYQPSEYGSYRFPAWAEALGILMGLCSCLMIPAGMLMAVLQEEGTLWERFQQASRPTMDWGPSLEENRTGTYVGSLAGSQSPKPLMVHMRKYGGITSYENTAIEVDKEIEEEEEESMM; translated from the exons ATGAACCCCTGGCCACCCTCTCCTATTCCTGCACCCTCTCTCATTCAGCCGGTGACACCAGAGCTCCTGGTGAGCCCCAGCAGCCAGGACGGAGACCTGGGCTCCCAGTGCCCTGAAGACAGAGGGAACTGGACGGGACGTCTGGatttcctcctctcctgcatCGGGTACTGCGTGGGCCTGGGAAACGTCTGGAGGTTCCCCTACAGGGCTTATACCAATGGAGGAG GAGCTTTCTTGGTTCCTTACTTCATCATGCTGGCCATCTGTGGGATCCCCATCTTCTTCATGGAGCTGTCACTCGGGCAGTTCTCCAGCCTGGGGCCGCTTGCTGTCTGGAAGATCAGCCCTCTGTTTAAAG GCATTGGCATGGGCACCATCCTCATCGTCTCCCTGGTGGCCATTTACTACAATATGATCATTGCTTACGTTCTCTTCTACCTCTTTGCATCCCTCACAAGCGACTTGCCCTGGCAGCACTGCGGCAACTGGTGGAACACTGACCTGTGCCTGGATCACCGCATCATCAAGGCGGGGAACACCACCCTCCCCGTCAACATCTCCAACACCGTCAGCCCCAGCGAGGAGTACTGGAG CCGCTACGTTCTGCACATCCAAGGGAGCTCCGGGATCGGGGACCCTGGCAGGATCCGCTGGAACCTGTGTCTGTGCCTGCTCCTTTCTTGGACCATTGTGTACCTGTGCATCTTAAAGGGAGTCAAATCCTCTGGCAAG GTCGTGTACTTCACTGCCACCTTCCCATACCTCATCCTGGTGATGCTGCTTATCCGTGGCGTGACACTGGAGGGGGCCTGGAAGGGAATCCGCTTTTACCTCACGCCCCAGTTTGACCACTTGCTGACTTCCAAG GTGTGGATCgaagcagccctgcagattTTCTACTCCCTTGGGGTAGGCTTTGGGGGCCTCCTCACCTTTGCCTCATACAACACCTTTCATCAGAACATCTACAG GGACACCTTCATAGTCACCCTGGGCAATGCCATCACCAGCATTCTGGCGGGGTTTGCCATCTTCTCTGTTTTGGGATACATGTCCCAGGAGCTCGGGGTCCCCGTCAACCAGGTGGCCAAAGCAG GTCCTGGCCTGGCTTTTGTGGTGTACCCCCAGGCCATGACAATGCTCCCCCTTTCTCCATTCTGgtctttcctcttcttcttcatgctGTTAACCTTGGGCCTGGATAGCCAG TTTGCCTTTATGGAGACTATTGTGACGGCAGTGACAGATGAATTTCCCTACTACCTGCGACcaaagaaagctgttttttcGGCTGCCATCTGCGTTGGTCTCTTCCTAATGGGACTGATCCTCACAACAGAG GGCGGGATGTACTGGCTGGTCCTGCTGGATGACTACAGCGCTGGCTTTGGTCTCATGGTGGTGGTGATCACTACCTGCCTGGTAGTGACACGTGTCTATG GCATGAAGAGGTTCTGCAGAGACATTCACATGATGCTGGGCTTCCAACCAGGGCCCTACTTCAGAGCCTGTTGGATGGTCCTGTCCCCAGCTACGATGATG gCACTGCTGGTGTACAACATTGTCAAGTACCAGCCCTCTGAGTATGGCAGCTACCGCTTCCCTGCCTGGGCTGAGGCCCTGGGCATCCTCATGGGGCTCTGCTCCTGCCTGATGATTCCTGCAGGCATGCTCATGGCTGTGCTGCAAGAGGAAGGGACGCTGTGGGAG CGCTTCCAGCAAGCCAGCCGTCCCACCATGGACTGGGGCCCATCGCTGGAGGAGAACCGGACTGGTACATATGTGGGCAGCCTGGCTGGCAGCCAGTCTCCCAAACCACTGATGGTCCACATGCGGAAATACGGGGGCATCACCAGCTATGAGAACACGGCCATTGAGGTGGACAAGGAGAtcgaggaggaagaggaagagtcCATGATGTGA